DNA sequence from the Thalassotalea sp. 273M-4 genome:
TCATGGTGCAGGGCAGGCTCATGGTTTGGCTTTTTCGGTCAAAGAAGGGGTTAAACCCCCTCCTTCTTTGGTTAACATATACAAAGAGTTAGCTAACGAGTATGCGGAATTTACGATACCAGAGCATGGCAACCTAAGTTATTGGGCAGAGCAAGGGGTTTTATTGTTAAATACCGTCCTCACCGTTGAGCAGGGTAAAGCACATTCGCATGCAAAATTAGGCTGGGAAACCTATACCGATAAAGTGATCGAACGACTAAATACGCTCAAACAAGGGGTGGTCTTTATGCTTTGGGGATCGCATGCACAAAAGAAAGGGCGGCATATTGATGCCAATAAACACACCATATTAAATTCGGTGCATCCGTCACCTTTGTCTGCTTATCGCGGTTTTTTTGGTTGCCAGCATTTCTCTTTAGCCAATGAAGCACTTGTTAAGCAAAATCAGCAACCAATTGATTGGCAATTACCGCCAGGGCAATTGCCATTATTGTAGATTTTTATTGCTCAAAATAGATGATCATTTCGGCTGCTACGCAGTGGCAGTCATTTCCACATAAGGTGCATTCATAACCTTCTTTGCTGTCTTGATGCCATTTATCGGGATGATCCTTTACCAACACCCCACCGCATTTACTAAAGTAGCCTACGGCACTATTGCCTGGACTTTGGCGCCATAGATGGCTTACCCCAGATTTCGCACCTTGCTGTTTTAAACTCGCAATGGAAAGGCGAAGTAACTCAGAACCAATACCAAGGCCGCGGTAGTTTGCCGCCACCGTATTGCATTTAAAATATGCGGTGTCAGCGATAGCTGTGTGCCAGAGCTCTGGGCTGTACCATTTATCGACGGCCCAATTTTCAGGGGCAAAAGAAATCCTAAAGGCAATTAACTGGTCACCATCTAAGGCAACATAGTTCGCATTAATCTGATTTTTGATCCCTTTCTG
Encoded proteins:
- the ung gene encoding uracil-DNA glycosylase; this encodes MNWQQLLDAEQQQNYFIAMQAHIKAQRAQGVAVYPPSEEVFRAFELTPFDEVKIVILGQDPYHGAGQAHGLAFSVKEGVKPPPSLVNIYKELANEYAEFTIPEHGNLSYWAEQGVLLLNTVLTVEQGKAHSHAKLGWETYTDKVIERLNTLKQGVVFMLWGSHAQKKGRHIDANKHTILNSVHPSPLSAYRGFFGCQHFSLANEALVKQNQQPIDWQLPPGQLPLL
- a CDS encoding GNAT family N-acetyltransferase, which gives rise to MLKKDNISYHPMTQNHFDAIIALGNQVHGDGYLNHTNIKDWYQKGIKNQINANYVALDGDQLIAFRISFAPENWAVDKWYSPELWHTAIADTAYFKCNTVAANYRGLGIGSELLRLSIASLKQQGAKSGVSHLWRQSPGNSAVGYFSKCGGVLVKDHPDKWHQDSKEGYECTLCGNDCHCVAAEMIIYFEQ